Within the Gloeobacter kilaueensis JS1 genome, the region TCGCGCGAGGCGCTTCTCACCGGCAAAAAGAGTCTGCGCGGCGCGACGATCGCCATTCAGGGCTTTGGCAAGGTTGGCAAAGCTGCCGCCCTGATTTTTGAGCAGGAGGGAGCGCGGGTGATCGCCGTCTCCGACGCCTCCGGTGGCCGCTACGACCCGGAGGGGCTGGATATCGAGCGGCTCGCCGACTACGTGCGCGACGGCAGCCGCCTGATCAACTCTTCGCAAGGCCAGTTCATCTCGAATGCGGAGTTGCTGACCCTCGAGTGCGACGTGCTCGTTCCTGCGGCCCTCGAAAACCAGATTACCGAGGCGAACGCTGCCCAGGTGCGCGCCCGGATCGTCGCGGAAGGGGCAAATGCGCCGGTGACAATCGAGGCGGACCGCATTCTGGAGGAGCGGGGCGTCACCGTTTTGCCGGATATTCTCGCCAACGCCGGTGGCGTCGTGGTGAGCTACCTCGAATGGGTACAGGGGCTGTCGTACCTGTTCTGGGACGAGGAAAAGGTCAACCTCGAACTGGAGAAGTTGATGGTCGCCGCCTACACCCGCGTCCTGCAGCAGGCCGTCAAGTTCCGCCTGCCCCTCAGACCCGCCGCCTATACCCTCGCTGTGGGCAGGGTCGTCGAGGCGTTCAACCAGCGCGGCCTCTATCCGTGAAGCCACTACCGGGACAAACCCGGTAGCTTCCAGCCCTTGCGAGCCAGACCTTCCTTGGCACTCCCGCTCCCTTACGGAGAGGATTGCCTGCCCGCTGTCCTTTGGGGATGCCCCTTCTGCTAAAGTTGGAGGGGCAATCGCGGGGCAGCGGGTGGTTTCTGTTTTGGGATTGGATGTAGGCAGCAAGCGCATCGGCGTGGCCGGTTCTGACCCCACCGGTCTGATTGCCAGCGGTCTTGAGACGCTCGTGCGCTCCGAACTGAGCACAGACCTGGAGGTGATTCGCGCCTGGGTGGACCGGCGGCGGGCGCAGGCGGTGGTCATCGGTCTGCCGCGCAACATGAATGGCTCGCTCGGCCCCCAGGCCCACCGCATCCGCTACTTCGGCCAGCAGCTGGCCCAGGTGATCGATGTGCCGATTCACTACGTCGATGAACGCCTCTCCACCGTCCAGGCTGGGCGCTCGCTCCAGGGAGTCTCCGCTTCCCGACGCAAGGCACTCATCGACCAGCAGGCGGCTGCGATCATTCTTCAACAGTGGCTCGACACGCGCCGCTGGCAACAAGATCCCAATCAGGAATCCCCAGATGAGCGACACACTAACGCTGAAAGATGAAGCGGGCCGGACTCTCGCCTGTGAGCTGGTCACAGAACTGGAGATCGACGGCGCGCAGTACGGGCTGGTCGTTCCCCAGGCGACACCGGTCCGATTGATGGCCTGGGAAGCTGCCGACGACGAGGACGGCAACGGCGAGGAGGAGGATACCCTGCTTGCGGACCTCGACGACGAGGAGATCGAGCGGGTCTTTCAGACCGCCAGGGCGGTCCTGGCCGAGCAGGATCTCAAGCTGGTCGATTCGGCCTACCTGCTTATCGTCGAGGGCGACATTCCCAACGCCGACGAGGCCGAGTTTTATTCGATCGCCGACGACGAGGACAACGAAGAAGAAGAAGAGTACCAGTTGCTTGAAGAATTTTTCTTTGAGGACCGCCGCTACGGCATCTTTACACCCCTCGACCCGGTGATGCTCTTTGTCGAGTTGCCTGCGGAGGGCGAGCCGAGGGTTCTCGAACCGGAGGAGACCGCCCGCTTGATGCCGAACTTTGAAGAGGCGCTGCTCGATCTGGCGGAGTAGTGTTCTGCCGGCGGCTACTGCTATTACTTGTGCTGGCCGGTTGTGCCCTTGCTGGGGGCTGGTTCTGGGCCGCTCAGCCCCCCGAGCGCACCCGGCCCGTGCGCGTCGTCGTCATAGCCGGTAGCGGCAGCCTGCGCATCGGCGAACAGCTCGCTGCTGCCAAAGCAATCCGGTCGAGCTGGGCTTTTTGGGCGCTGGTCCGCTTCAAAGGCTGGCAGGACCAGCTCAAAGCCGGTACCTACGAAATTCCGCCGGGCCGCTCGCTTGAGGCCGTTGCCGAGCAGATCCGCAAGGGGGAGACGCTGCGCTTTCGCTACCGCATCCTCGAAGGCTGGAATACGCTTCAGATGGCCCGCTACTTTGAGCAACTGGGCTACTTCAAGATAGAAGATTTTCTGCGGCTCACAAGAGGCCCGCAGATGCTCCGCCCCCCCTGGTTGCCCGCCGGGATCGACCGGCTAGAAGGGTTTCTTTTTCCTGACACTTACGATCTTCCAGCTGAGAAACTGAGCGCCCGCACCGCCGTCACCCAGATGCTGGGTGCCTTCGAGCGATTGGCTCTGCCCCTCTACCGCACCCAGCCCGATCCGCCTCGATCGCTGAATGAATGGGTCACCCTCGCCAGTCTGGTCGAAAAGGAGGCAGCGGTGAGCGAAGAGCGCGCGGTCATCGCCGGGGTCTTTGTGAACCGCCTGCGCATCAACATGCCCCTTGCCTCCGATCCGACCGTCGAGTACGCCTTTGGTATCCGCCAGAGCGCCGAGCGGCCCCTCACCTACGCCCAGGTACGCCAGCCTTCGCCCTACAACACCTACATCCAGCCTGGCCTGCCCCCGACTCCCATCGCCTCGCCGGGGCTTGCCAGCCTGAGGGCTGCCCTCCAACCGGCTTTGACGCCCTACCTGTACTTTGTCGCCCGCTACGACGGCACCCACGTCTTCAGCCGCACCGAGGCCGAGCACGAGCAGGCCAAAAAACGCATCCGCGCCGAGCGGCTGGCCCGCCGGGGCGCAGTTGGAGCCGGGCGTTAGCTGGTAGAATCGAAAAAGTTTTTGTGCGACGGATGGCTGGTAAATCGCTGCTGCGGCCCGACTTGATCGTTGCGGGGCCCGTCTCGGAGCTGAGCTTCGAGTGGCTCAAACAGCGCCACGTCGCCGGGCTCATCCTCGATCTCGACGACACGCTGCTCGCCCTGGGTGAGCAGATCGTCAACACAAAAGTGATGGATTGGGTGGCCCGCGCCCGGCTGGAGTTCAATCTCTGGATCGTGAGCAACAACCCCAACCGGCCCTTTATCGAGTCGATTGCCCTCTCGCTGTCGTTGCCCTATGTCAACCGGGCAGCCAAACCGTCGCGCCGCGCCCTGCGCCGGGTGCTCGAAGAGATGCAACTGCTTCCCGAGCAGGTGGCGATCGTCGGCGACCGGTTGCTCACCGATGTGCTGGCCGGCAATCGCCTCGGCCTTGTCACCGTTCTGGTCGAACCACCGGGACCCAGCCGGATACTGCGCGGTCGCCTGCTGCGAGCAGTGGAGCGCCTGGTCTTTCCGGACGTTCTGATTCGGCCTACTGGCAATCCCTCCGTAGGCAGATCTTAAGAAAAACTGTGGTTCTACCAGGCAGGGTGTTTTTTGGGCGTAGTATGTATTCTTGATAGAGATGGGGCTTGGATTTATAGCCCTAACCCATAAATCCCTGCTAAATTTTCGGGGCCAGGTTCTCTCCTTTCGGAGGCAACCTGGTTTTTTAATCGCTATCCTGAAGCTATGAGAAAGCAGCCCAAACGCCCGAGCCATCGCAAGCAGCGCCCGATGCCCATGCGGCGCTTCGAGGAAGCGGCTGAGACGCTCGAAGAAGAAGAAGGCAAGTCCCGGCGGCCCGCCGCCGACGAGTTGCTCGACAGCGAGGATCTGCCGCGCTACTTGCGGCGCACGCCCCAGCAGAGCACCGGCGGCCTGGTGCGCTTTTCGCTCATCGCCACCGGGGTACTGACGATCTTTTTAGCTGCGCTGGCCTTTGTGTTGCGTCCGGAACCCAATCCGGTGCTGCCCGACGGCGTCAAGATCAAGCAGGGTGTGGCGGTGCTCGCCTCGCCGCGCGGTTTTACGGCGACCCTCGACGCCCCCGGCACCGGCAGCCGCCTGCTGATGATCGAGGATGGCCGGGGAAGCGACAAAGAGCGCGACGGTTTTATCTGGTTCAAGGACGTTCCTTCCCGCACTGTACCGGCGGGCAACTACGCGCTGGAGCTGTCTGCCCCCGGCTATCAAAAACAGCGCCTGCCTGTCACCGTCGCTGCTGGTCGGCCCCAGCTTCTGGGCTACAACACGCTCACCGCCCTCAAGAAAGTAGGCCAGTAGTTGCACGCGCTGAGGGTCAGGGTACCAGCCACTTCCGCCAACCTCGGTCCCGGCTTCGATTGCCTGGGGGTCGCCCTGGCCCTCTACAACGAGTTCACCTTCAGCGCCGCTGAAAGTTACAGCTGCACGGTCACAAGCGGCGTCTCCAAGAGCGATGCCCTGCAGGTGAGTACCGACACCAGCAACCTGGCCTGGCGCGCCTTTGGCTATTTATTTCATCAATATGGTGAGCCGGTGCCGCTGGTGGATCTTGCAATTGAGATGAACGTTCCCCTGGGCCGGGGTCTGGGCAGTTCGGCGACAGCGATCGTGGCGGGGGTGGCAGCGGCCAACGCCTGGCTGGGTTCGCCTCTGAAGCGTCCGCAGTGGCTGGAAGTCGCCGCCCGGATCGAGGGGCATCCCGACAACGTCACCCCGGCGGCGCTGGGAGGCTGTCAGCTCGCCCTGTTGGGCGACAGCGGAACGCTCATCACCTGTCCGATCAAATGGCACGACAGCCTGGTGCCGGTCCTGGCGGTGCCGGATTTTGCCCTCGCCACCAGCAAAGCCCGCGCCGTTCTGCCCAAAAGCGTTCCCCACGCCGACGCCGTCTTCAACGCCTCCCACCTCGCCCTGCTCATCCGGGCGATCGAGAGCGGCGATGGCCAGTGGCTCACCGAAGCGCTGCAGGACCGGTTGCACCAGCCCTACCGCTCGGAGTTGATCCCCGGCTGGCAGCAGGTGCGCGAGGCGGCCCGCGCTGCCGGGGCCTGGGAGGTGGTCATTAGCGGTGCCGGGCCGAGCCTGCTTGCGCTCTGTCCAGTAAGCGCTGCCCAGGCGGTCCGACAGGCGATCGCCGATGTCTGGCCGGGGGCGACGATTCTGCTGCCGGGACTCGACCGGGAGGGTTGCCAACTCGGCGATCCGGCTACTTTTGCACTGTGAGCTGATCGAAGCTGCCACCGTCGTCGAAGTGGTCCCGCTGGGCCTTGCGCCAGCCGCCAAAGACCTGTTCGACCGTCACCAGCTTCAGTCTGCCAAACTGGGAAGTGTAGCGGTGGGCAACGCTCGCCAGGTGGGGCCGGTAGTGGTGGCGGGCGACGATCGTCTGGCCCTCGAAGCTGTAGAGGTACTCCAGATACGCTTTCGCGAGTGCGGTCGTTCTGTGCTTTGCGGTGTTGCCATCGAGCCAGCTCACCGGTGGCTCCGCCAGAATGCTGAGGGAAGGGGTGACGATCTCGAAGCTGTCCCTGCCCAATTCTTCTAGCGCCAGGTACGCTTCGTTTTCCCAGGCGAGCAGTACATCTCCCAGACCGCGCTGCACGAAGGTGAGCGTCGCTCCCCGTGCCCCACCGTCGAATACCGGGACGTTGTGTAGCCATCGGCCCATATAATCGCGGATCTTTATCTCGTTGCCGTTGTACTTTTTGCTCGCCCAGGCCCAGGCCGCCAGGTAGTTCCAGCGCGCTCCGCCGGAAGTTTTTGGGCTAGGGGTAATCACCGCAATACCAGGCCGGGCCAGATCCTCCCAATCGACGATCTTTTTGGGATTGCCCTTCCGTACCAACAGCACGATCGTCGAAGTATACGGGCAGCTGTTGTCCGGCAGGCGCTTCTGCCAGTCCGCCGGGAGGAGCCCAGCATCGTCGTGCAGAGTATCGATGTCGTAGGCGAGGGCGAGGGTCGCCACATCCGCCTCCAATCCAGCGATGAGCGCGCGCGCCTGCTTGCTGGAGCCACCGTTGGACATCTCGACGCGCACCGCCTGGCCTGTCCTCTGTTGCCAGTAGCGGCTGAAGGCGGCGTTGTAGTCCGCGTAGAGCCGACCGGTCGGATCGTAGGAGGCGTTGAGAAGCGTCACTGGTTCGGCTGTGAGCGCACCCTGCCATCCCAGTAGTGCGCTCATCACCGCGAGGACCAAGTAAACGCTGCGTCGTCGAAAGCACGCAGGAGGACTCGACATTGCCGGCTCTCTAAGATCGCTGCGCATCAGACTATAGCAGCTATCTATCGGTCCAGGGCAATCTCAAATTTTTGTGAGCATCTGCCAGCCCACCATCAAAAGCAGCGAATACAGTGTCACCTGCAGGGCTGTCTTTGGAACCAGTGGACAAAGCTTCGCTCCGATCAATACTCCCGGCACCGTTCCCAGCCAGATGGGCAGCACCAGTTGCCAGTTGATATTGCCCAGGCTGGCGTGTCCAATCGAAGTAAAAATAAGCAAGATTGCAGCCTGTACGATGTCTGTGCCAACCAGCTTCCAGGGATCGAGGCGAAAAAAGAGCAGAAGTGCAACCGCAAATAAAGAACCGGAGCCGACACTGGTGAGACCGACGATTGCTCCGAGGATAAAACCGACAACCATCGAGAGGATCCGGCCTGTCGTCGTCGAAAGATCGAATTTTGGAGAATCGGGCAGCTTGAATTTAAGATAGCGGCTAAATATCAGCCTGCCCAGATAAAGAGAAGAAACGCCAATCAGCACGAAGCCGACGACGTGGATGAGCATCATATCCAGTTGAGCGATTCCAAGGGAACGGGCGGCAAAGATCGCACCGATACCGGCAAAAGAGCCTGGAATACTGCCGAGGGCCAACCACCTGACAACTTCGAGATCGACTGTCCCCTGCTGCCAATGTTTGTAGCCACCTACCACCTTCATCAAGGTCGCGGAGACGACATCGGAACCGATGGCAATCGATCCAGGGATATTGAATACTAAAATCAATAGAGGCGTCATCAGTGCCGCGCCGCCAACGCCTGTCATTCCAACAACTATACCGACAAGAAGGCTAGCAAGCGAAAGTTTAATGTCCATATATTTTTACCAGCAGGAGGGAAGATCGAACGAAGAACAGGCAGGCGCAAACGATCGCGAAGCGCTAAATCCACGAAACAGTTCAAAGTTTGAGAGAGTCGTGAAACGGGGTGGTAGATGCAGTAGAAGGCAGAGCGGTGGCGGCGATTCGGACAATATTGATTACATTAGCCTCTCAGCATAGAGGTTTTGGTGGATAAACGTTGAAAATCTGGTAAAAAGTGAAGCAAATGAAAGATCCTGCAGATCCGAAATAAAACTTGCATTCAACCGTTGAACGTAAAATAAATTTCTTTGTTGCGTGTTATGTAAAATAAACTGCACTTTGCATATTTCTATGGTCTGAACAACACATCAGAGGCGGTGGGGATGGCGCTACTGGAGCGGTTCTTTTATAGATGTCTTTTGTGATACACAGTCGTTGCCGGGGCTGGAGGGGATAATACGCCTCGGACCGGCTTGTCTCCGCTTCCATTGTTTTGGTCAGTATGAGGTGTGTGTCATGAAGATGCCGCAAGTTCGTGAGCGACTTGCACTATCGTTGCAGCTGCCGCTCTGTCTGGCTGTCAGCGGTCTCAGCCTGTTGACAGCGCTGGCCCAGCCAACGAAGGCTGCGATCAGCTTTGCGGCTCCACCGACCTTTGCCCTGGGTACCACTCCAAGCGCAGCGGTCTCTGGTGACTTCAACGGCGACGGCAAGCCGACGTAGCGGTGACCAACGCCGGTTCAGATAATGTCTCAATTTTGATTGGCAAGGGCGGCGGTCAGTTCAAGCCGGCGCGCAATTTTGCTGTGGGCGATGGTCCGGTTGCCCTGGTGGCAGGCGACTTCGACGCTGACGGCGATCTCGACCTGGCCGTCGCCAACGCCAACGCCAGCACCGTCACGCTGTTGCGCAACAACGGCAGTGGCCGCTTTCGCACCGCAGCCACCCTGGCAGTCGGCTCAAAACCCTACAGCATCAAGACCGGTGACTTCGACGGCGACGGCGATCTCGACCTGGCGACGGCCAATTACGGTGCCAACACCGTCACCGTCATCCTCGATCAGGGCAAAAAGTTCGCTGTGACCCAGAACGTCTCGACCGGCGGGCAGGGGGCGATTTCGCTGACACCGGGCGACTTCGACGCTGACGGCGATCTCGACCTGGCGGTAAGTAACGGGGCTTACGGCAGGGGCACGATCACTCGTCTGACCAACAACGGCAGCGGTACCTTCGCAAGCGGCACCCCCGTCTTCAGCTTTTACTTTTACATCACCCCGGTGGCGATCGTCGCCGGTGACTTTGACGGCGACGGCGACACGGACCTCGCCACCACGACCAGCAGCAACTACTTCTCCGATTACGTCGCGCTGCTACCCAACAACGGCAGCGGCAGTTTCCCGAGCGTCAGGTACATCCGGACCTCCACAGGGGCATTTTCGATCACTGCAGGCGACATCGACGGCGATGGCGACTCAGACTTTATCGTGCCGGGGATCATCGACAACACCGTCTCGGTGCTCGTCAACCAGGGTGCTAACAACTTCGTCGAGGGGCTCCCCCGCTTCATGCCCGGCAACAAACCCCGAGCTGTGGTGCTTGGCCGCTTCGACGACGATGCTCTGCCGGACGTCATCAGCGCCAACAGCGACGGTGTGGCCGCGCTGCTCGTCAACCTCGGCGGCGATAGCTTGGCCGCACCGCAGGCGCTGAGAGTGTTGGGCGACAATCCGGTGGCGGTCGTGAGCGGCGATATCGACGGCGATGGTGACATCGATCTTTTAAGTGCAAGTTTCTTTGGCTTTGGCAAAGATGTCACGATCTTCAAAAACCAGGGCAACGCCCAGTTCACAGCCACTGCGCTGCCGGTGGATCAACTCAACGATCTGAACCTGGCCGATCTAGATAAAGACGGCGATCTCGACTTGGTGACGGTTGGCTCCGGCGGCACGAAAATCCTGCTCAACGACGGCAGCGGCAACTTCAGATTGCTATCTACCTTCTCCGGCAGTGCGAACGCCATCGGCACCGGCGATCTCGATAACGATGGAGATCAAGATATCGTTGTCGTCAAAAATTCCAACAATACCGTTCAGATATTTCTCAACAACGGCAGCGCTTCCTTCAGCACTGGCCAGAGCACCAGTAGCGGCGGCACCAACCCGAGCGATCTTGTTCTTGGCGACTTCAATGGCGACGCCAAGTTAGACGTGGCGGTGACCAACCGCAATTCCAACCAAGTCTCTGTCCTGCCCGGTCAGGGCAACGGTACCCTGGGCAGTGCCAGTAACTTCAGTGTCGGCAATACGCCCGATGCCCTGGCAGCAGGGGATATAGACAACGACGGCGACCTGGATCTGGTCACAGCCAACAGCTTCACCGACACCCTGTCGCTGCTCATCAACTCCGGTAGCGGCAGTTTTGGACCGGCCCAGACTTTGAGCGGAGCCGACAACCCGGAAGATGTTGCTTTTGCGGACCTCGACAACGACGGCGATCTCGACATTGTTGCTGCCGGCGTGTACGCGGCCACCGTTTTCCAGAATCAGGCTGGTCAGTTCAC harbors:
- a CDS encoding Glu/Leu/Phe/Val family dehydrogenase, yielding MVISLDESPNPAYICPADIACTNLDRAAQILQLDPGAVEVLRTPHRVLTVSIPVRMDDGQIHVFAGHRVQHCNILGPYKGGMRYHPSVTLREVSSLAMLMTWKCALLGIPYGGAKGGIAVDPQALSAGELERLTRRFTSELVRDIGPQIDIPAPDVGTGAREMAWMMDTYSMSVGHASPGVVTGKPLSVGGSKGRDAATGRGVVIASREALLTGKKSLRGATIAIQGFGKVGKAAALIFEQEGARVIAVSDASGGRYDPEGLDIERLADYVRDGSRLINSSQGQFISNAELLTLECDVLVPAALENQITEANAAQVRARIVAEGANAPVTIEADRILEERGVTVLPDILANAGGVVVSYLEWVQGLSYLFWDEEKVNLELEKLMVAAYTRVLQQAVKFRLPLRPAAYTLAVGRVVEAFNQRGLYP
- the ruvX gene encoding Holliday junction resolvase RuvX, translating into MVSVLGLDVGSKRIGVAGSDPTGLIASGLETLVRSELSTDLEVIRAWVDRRRAQAVVIGLPRNMNGSLGPQAHRIRYFGQQLAQVIDVPIHYVDERLSTVQAGRSLQGVSASRRKALIDQQAAAIILQQWLDTRRWQQDPNQESPDERHTNAER
- a CDS encoding DUF3727 domain-containing protein, producing MSDTLTLKDEAGRTLACELVTELEIDGAQYGLVVPQATPVRLMAWEAADDEDGNGEEEDTLLADLDDEEIERVFQTARAVLAEQDLKLVDSAYLLIVEGDIPNADEAEFYSIADDEDNEEEEEYQLLEEFFFEDRRYGIFTPLDPVMLFVELPAEGEPRVLEPEETARLMPNFEEALLDLAE
- the mltG gene encoding endolytic transglycosylase MltG, with the protein product MFCRRLLLLLVLAGCALAGGWFWAAQPPERTRPVRVVVIAGSGSLRIGEQLAAAKAIRSSWAFWALVRFKGWQDQLKAGTYEIPPGRSLEAVAEQIRKGETLRFRYRILEGWNTLQMARYFEQLGYFKIEDFLRLTRGPQMLRPPWLPAGIDRLEGFLFPDTYDLPAEKLSARTAVTQMLGAFERLALPLYRTQPDPPRSLNEWVTLASLVEKEAAVSEERAVIAGVFVNRLRINMPLASDPTVEYAFGIRQSAERPLTYAQVRQPSPYNTYIQPGLPPTPIASPGLASLRAALQPALTPYLYFVARYDGTHVFSRTEAEHEQAKKRIRAERLARRGAVGAGR
- a CDS encoding YqeG family HAD IIIA-type phosphatase, producing MAGKSLLRPDLIVAGPVSELSFEWLKQRHVAGLILDLDDTLLALGEQIVNTKVMDWVARARLEFNLWIVSNNPNRPFIESIALSLSLPYVNRAAKPSRRALRRVLEEMQLLPEQVAIVGDRLLTDVLAGNRLGLVTVLVEPPGPSRILRGRLLRAVERLVFPDVLIRPTGNPSVGRS
- the thrB gene encoding homoserine kinase; translation: MHALRVRVPATSANLGPGFDCLGVALALYNEFTFSAAESYSCTVTSGVSKSDALQVSTDTSNLAWRAFGYLFHQYGEPVPLVDLAIEMNVPLGRGLGSSATAIVAGVAAANAWLGSPLKRPQWLEVAARIEGHPDNVTPAALGGCQLALLGDSGTLITCPIKWHDSLVPVLAVPDFALATSKARAVLPKSVPHADAVFNASHLALLIRAIESGDGQWLTEALQDRLHQPYRSELIPGWQQVREAARAAGAWEVVISGAGPSLLALCPVSAAQAVRQAIADVWPGATILLPGLDREGCQLGDPATFAL
- a CDS encoding sulfate ABC transporter substrate-binding protein, which translates into the protein MSALLGWQGALTAEPVTLLNASYDPTGRLYADYNAAFSRYWQQRTGQAVRVEMSNGGSSKQARALIAGLEADVATLALAYDIDTLHDDAGLLPADWQKRLPDNSCPYTSTIVLLVRKGNPKKIVDWEDLARPGIAVITPSPKTSGGARWNYLAAWAWASKKYNGNEIKIRDYMGRWLHNVPVFDGGARGATLTFVQRGLGDVLLAWENEAYLALEELGRDSFEIVTPSLSILAEPPVSWLDGNTAKHRTTALAKAYLEYLYSFEGQTIVARHHYRPHLASVAHRYTSQFGRLKLVTVEQVFGGWRKAQRDHFDDGGSFDQLTVQK
- a CDS encoding sulfite exporter TauE/SafE family protein, whose translation is MTGVGGAALMTPLLILVFNIPGSIAIGSDVVSATLMKVVGGYKHWQQGTVDLEVVRWLALGSIPGSFAGIGAIFAARSLGIAQLDMMLIHVVGFVLIGVSSLYLGRLIFSRYLKFKLPDSPKFDLSTTTGRILSMVVGFILGAIVGLTSVGSGSLFAVALLLFFRLDPWKLVGTDIVQAAILLIFTSIGHASLGNINWQLVLPIWLGTVPGVLIGAKLCPLVPKTALQVTLYSLLLMVGWQMLTKI
- a CDS encoding FG-GAP repeat domain-containing protein, which produces MKMPQVRERLALSLQLPLCLAVSGLSLLTALAQPTKAAISFAAPPTFALGTTPSAAVSGDFNGDGKPT
- a CDS encoding FG-GAP repeat domain-containing protein, with product MTNAGSDNVSILIGKGGGQFKPARNFAVGDGPVALVAGDFDADGDLDLAVANANASTVTLLRNNGSGRFRTAATLAVGSKPYSIKTGDFDGDGDLDLATANYGANTVTVILDQGKKFAVTQNVSTGGQGAISLTPGDFDADGDLDLAVSNGAYGRGTITRLTNNGSGTFASGTPVFSFYFYITPVAIVAGDFDGDGDTDLATTTSSNYFSDYVALLPNNGSGSFPSVRYIRTSTGAFSITAGDIDGDGDSDFIVPGIIDNTVSVLVNQGANNFVEGLPRFMPGNKPRAVVLGRFDDDALPDVISANSDGVAALLVNLGGDSLAAPQALRVLGDNPVAVVSGDIDGDGDIDLLSASFFGFGKDVTIFKNQGNAQFTATALPVDQLNDLNLADLDKDGDLDLVTVGSGGTKILLNDGSGNFRLLSTFSGSANAIGTGDLDNDGDQDIVVVKNSNNTVQIFLNNGSASFSTGQSTSSGGTNPSDLVLGDFNGDAKLDVAVTNRNSNQVSVLPGQGNGTLGSASNFSVGNTPDALAAGDIDNDGDLDLVTANSFTDTLSLLINSGSGSFGPAQTLSGADNPEDVAFADLDNDGDLDIVAAGVYAATVFQNQAGQFTLPPVNATVAISSTGLATGDLDGDGDQDLAVSSSLVFSSSYTVSVLRNQLVPNPIP